One part of the Dehalobacter sp. genome encodes these proteins:
- a CDS encoding nitrogenase: MKNQKESYRNVSENPCNMCMPLGGIIAFRGIEGSMTLLHGSQGCATYMRRTISEHYEEPIDVASSSLNEKGTVFGGEENLKKGLDNVRLLYEPKMIGVLTTCLAETIGEDIGRITSRYLEERQLTDGLPIVNVPTPGYGGSHSEGYWRTVFTIISSLAEDRMSHAKINVIVPHISTADLREIKRMLRLMNIDFILLPDYADTLDAPYSKPYKKIPDGGTRLEDIRKMPGAKATLEIGLTVEDSQSAGKYLENEFGVPLFRVPLPVGIESTDRFFNTLKLISGKEIPDEISRERGRLLDGMFDSHKYNFEGRAAIFGEPEQVYAVTRLCLENGIHPLVIATGSRSKKLEQLLHAEFAKIDGSPDNHHEKYELMSDTDFAHILEKSREVKVNLAVGHSEGKILTERADIPLVRYGFPVIDRVGGQRILSAGYQGSLCFLDRLTNTLLENKYRNYRSEMYQKYYQIYK, translated from the coding sequence ATGAAAAATCAGAAGGAAAGTTACCGCAATGTCAGTGAGAACCCCTGCAATATGTGTATGCCTTTAGGCGGTATTATAGCTTTCAGGGGGATTGAGGGATCCATGACCCTTCTCCACGGTTCCCAGGGGTGTGCAACGTATATGCGCCGGACAATCTCAGAGCATTATGAAGAACCGATTGATGTCGCCTCTTCTTCCCTGAATGAAAAGGGGACTGTTTTCGGAGGCGAAGAAAACCTGAAGAAAGGTCTGGACAATGTCCGCTTGCTCTATGAACCTAAGATGATCGGTGTTCTAACCACCTGTCTGGCTGAAACCATCGGTGAAGATATCGGACGGATTACAAGCCGGTATTTAGAAGAAAGACAATTGACGGATGGTCTGCCGATCGTGAATGTTCCAACACCGGGATATGGCGGTTCCCATTCGGAGGGATATTGGCGTACTGTTTTTACGATTATTTCTTCTCTGGCTGAAGACAGGATGTCCCACGCCAAAATTAATGTAATTGTCCCGCATATCAGTACTGCCGATCTGCGCGAGATCAAACGAATGCTTCGACTGATGAATATTGATTTTATTTTACTGCCGGACTATGCGGATACGTTGGATGCACCTTATTCCAAACCTTACAAAAAAATACCTGACGGGGGAACGCGCCTGGAAGATATCCGGAAAATGCCGGGAGCAAAAGCTACCCTGGAAATCGGGCTGACGGTGGAGGATTCTCAATCGGCAGGAAAATATCTGGAGAATGAGTTTGGGGTACCTCTTTTCAGGGTTCCGCTGCCCGTAGGGATTGAAAGCACCGACCGATTCTTTAATACGCTGAAGCTTATCAGCGGGAAAGAAATCCCGGACGAGATATCCAGAGAAAGAGGCAGACTGCTCGACGGCATGTTTGATTCCCATAAGTATAACTTTGAAGGCAGGGCTGCTATTTTCGGTGAACCGGAACAAGTTTATGCCGTAACGAGGCTTTGTCTGGAGAATGGAATTCATCCGCTCGTTATAGCTACGGGCAGCCGGAGTAAAAAACTTGAACAGCTGCTGCATGCTGAATTTGCCAAAATTGACGGGAGTCCGGATAATCATCATGAAAAATACGAATTGATGAGTGATACCGACTTTGCCCATATTCTTGAAAAAAGCCGGGAAGTGAAGGTTAATCTTGCTGTTGGGCATTCCGAAGGCAAGATCTTGACAGAAAGGGCGGATATCCCGCTGGTCAGATACGGTTTTCCGGTCATTGACAGGGTTGGCGGCCAGAGAATTTTATCGGCAGGCTATCAGGGAAGCCTATGCTTTCTGGACCGGCTTACCAATACACTTTTAGAAAATAAGTATCGAAATTACCGTAGCGAGATGTACCAAAAATATTATCAGATATATAAATGA
- a CDS encoding radical SAM protein produces MRNFYDKTTTHPCYSSKAQHKYARIHLPVAPACNISCNYCSREYDCVNESRPGVTSELLAPEDALDRYQIARKKLNNLTVVGIAGPGDALANWENTRRTLELIYGYEQDEISAVDKNSNSNPALMSNALNFCLSTNGLLLPELAKEIVALNVRHVTVTVNSLDPVIGALIYHSVNYRGKTYYGTEGAELLIRNQLEGIKQLVEYGVLVKINIVMIEGINDDHVPEVVKKMKELGVFTTNIMPFIPVKGSPFENRTATDTKSILKMRLQCGKFMRQMSHCKQCRADAVGMLGKDCSGELFRRKNKCRIQTEAG; encoded by the coding sequence ATGCGTAACTTTTATGATAAAACAACTACACATCCGTGTTACTCCTCAAAGGCACAGCATAAATATGCTCGGATTCACTTGCCTGTTGCACCCGCTTGCAATATCAGCTGCAATTACTGCAGCCGTGAATATGACTGTGTCAATGAAAGCCGGCCGGGAGTAACCAGTGAGCTGCTTGCACCGGAAGATGCGCTGGACAGATATCAGATTGCCCGAAAAAAATTAAACAATTTGACGGTTGTCGGCATTGCCGGGCCGGGAGATGCTTTGGCGAACTGGGAAAACACCAGAAGGACACTGGAACTTATTTATGGGTATGAACAAGATGAAATAAGCGCTGTGGACAAAAATTCTAATAGCAATCCGGCACTGATGAGCAATGCGTTGAATTTTTGTTTGTCTACAAACGGCCTGCTTCTACCCGAACTTGCTAAAGAAATCGTGGCTTTAAATGTCCGGCATGTCACGGTTACTGTAAACAGTCTGGATCCGGTTATCGGAGCCCTAATTTATCACAGCGTAAACTACCGCGGGAAAACATATTACGGAACTGAAGGTGCTGAGCTTCTTATCCGGAATCAGCTGGAAGGAATTAAACAGCTTGTGGAATACGGCGTCCTGGTCAAAATAAATATTGTGATGATCGAAGGAATTAATGACGATCATGTCCCTGAGGTTGTCAAGAAAATGAAAGAACTAGGAGTCTTCACCACCAACATTATGCCCTTTATTCCGGTTAAAGGAAGTCCGTTTGAAAACCGGACGGCAACGGATACGAAAAGCATCCTGAAAATGAGATTGCAATGCGGAAAGTTTATGCGGCAGATGTCTCATTGTAAACAATGCAGAGCCGATGCAGTCGGTATGCTTGGTAAGGACTGTTCCGGCGAATTGTTCAGAAGAAAGAATAAGTGCAGGATTCAGACTGAAGCCGGTTAA